A genomic region of Lachnoclostridium edouardi contains the following coding sequences:
- a CDS encoding ABC-F family ATP-binding cassette domain-containing protein has protein sequence MISTSNITLRVGKKALFEDVNIKFTEGNCYGVIGANGAGKSTFLRILSGQLEPTSGEVIISPGERLSFLQQDHFKYDEFQVLDTVIMGNARLYQIMKEKDAIYMKEDFTDEDGIKAAELEGEFASMNGWEAESDAANLLNGLGIDTEFHYCLLKELTGAQKVKVLLAQALFGNPDILLLDEPTNHLDLDAISWLEEFLINFDNTVIVVSHDRYFLNKVCTQIADIDYSKIQLYAGNYDFWYESSQLMIRQMKEANRKKEEKIKELQEFIQRFSANASKSKQATSRKRALEKIELDEIRPSSRKYPYIDFRPFREIGNEVLTVEHLSKTIDGVKVLDDISFILGREDKVALVGPNEHAKTILFKILAGEMEPDEGTYKWGLTTSQSYFPKDNSQEFDNEDTIVEWLTQYSEEKDATYVRGFLGRMLFAGEDGVKKVKVLSGGEKVRCMLSKLMISGANVLMLDEPTDHLDMEAITALNNGLMKFSGVLIFSSRDHQIVQTTANRIMEIVNGKLIDKITTYDEYLESDEMARKRQVFEIAEKDD, from the coding sequence ATGATTAGTACAAGCAATATTACATTACGCGTTGGAAAAAAAGCGCTTTTTGAGGATGTGAATATTAAATTTACAGAGGGAAACTGTTATGGAGTAATCGGCGCCAACGGCGCTGGAAAATCTACATTTCTTAGAATATTATCAGGCCAGCTGGAGCCTACAAGCGGAGAAGTAATTATCAGCCCAGGGGAGCGTCTGTCTTTTCTGCAGCAGGACCACTTTAAGTATGATGAATTTCAGGTTCTGGATACAGTTATTATGGGCAACGCCAGACTGTATCAGATTATGAAAGAAAAAGACGCCATCTATATGAAGGAAGATTTTACTGACGAGGATGGAATCAAGGCGGCGGAGCTGGAAGGTGAATTTGCATCTATGAACGGCTGGGAGGCGGAGTCAGACGCTGCAAACCTGTTAAATGGTCTGGGTATTGACACAGAATTCCACTACTGCCTGTTAAAGGAGCTTACAGGAGCTCAGAAGGTAAAGGTTTTGTTAGCTCAGGCTTTATTTGGAAATCCTGACATCCTGCTTTTGGACGAGCCTACAAACCACTTGGATTTGGACGCTATTTCATGGCTGGAAGAATTTTTAATTAATTTTGATAATACAGTAATCGTAGTATCCCATGACCGTTACTTTTTAAATAAAGTGTGCACTCAGATTGCAGATATTGATTACAGCAAGATTCAGCTGTATGCAGGCAACTATGATTTCTGGTATGAGTCCAGCCAGCTGATGATCCGTCAGATGAAGGAGGCCAACAGAAAGAAAGAGGAAAAGATTAAGGAGCTTCAGGAATTTATTCAAAGATTCTCTGCCAATGCCTCTAAGTCTAAACAGGCTACATCCAGAAAGAGAGCTTTAGAGAAAATTGAGCTGGATGAAATCAGACCTTCCAGCAGAAAATATCCATATATAGATTTCCGCCCCTTCAGGGAGATTGGAAATGAGGTTCTCACAGTAGAGCATCTGTCTAAAACCATTGACGGAGTAAAGGTTTTGGACGACATTTCCTTTATACTTGGAAGAGAGGACAAGGTGGCTTTAGTAGGCCCTAATGAACATGCCAAAACTATTTTGTTTAAGATTCTGGCAGGAGAGATGGAGCCTGACGAGGGAACGTATAAGTGGGGGCTGACCACATCTCAGTCTTATTTCCCTAAGGACAACAGCCAGGAGTTTGACAATGAGGACACTATTGTAGAGTGGCTGACACAGTATTCTGAGGAAAAGGATGCGACTTATGTCAGGGGATTCCTTGGAAGAATGCTGTTTGCAGGCGAGGACGGGGTAAAGAAGGTGAAAGTTCTCTCAGGAGGGGAGAAGGTTCGCTGTATGCTGTCTAAGCTGATGATTTCCGGCGCTAATGTGCTTATGCTGGACGAACCTACAGACCATTTGGATATGGAGGCTATTACAGCCTTAAATAATGGTCTGATGAAATTTTCAGGCGTGCTGATTTTCTCATCCAGAGACCACCAGATTGTGCAGACAACAGCCAACAGAATTATGGAGATTGTCAACGGAAAGCTGATCGACAAAATTACAACCTATGATGAATATCTGGAAAGCGATGAAATGGCCAGAAAGAGACAGGTATTTGAGATCGCTGAAAAAGACGATTAA
- the fsa gene encoding fructose-6-phosphate aldolase has translation MKFFIDTANVDEIRKANDMGIICGVTTNPSLIAKEGRDFGQVIAEIASIVDGPISGEVKATTTDAEGMIAEGREIAKIHPNMVVKIPMTVEGLKAVKVLAAEGIKTNVTLIFSAAQALLAARAGATYVSPFLGRLDDISMPGIDLINDITEIFMMHNIETEIISASVRNPIHVIDCARAGADIATVPYSVLVQMTKHPLTDQGIAKFQADYKAVFGE, from the coding sequence ATGAAATTCTTTATCGACACAGCCAATGTAGATGAAATCAGAAAAGCCAACGATATGGGCATCATCTGCGGAGTTACTACAAACCCATCTCTGATTGCAAAAGAAGGAAGAGATTTTGGACAGGTTATTGCTGAGATCGCGTCTATTGTAGACGGACCAATCAGCGGTGAAGTAAAAGCTACAACTACAGACGCAGAGGGAATGATTGCGGAAGGCAGAGAGATTGCAAAAATCCACCCTAATATGGTAGTTAAAATTCCTATGACTGTAGAAGGATTAAAGGCAGTTAAGGTTCTGGCAGCAGAGGGAATTAAGACAAACGTTACATTGATCTTCAGCGCGGCTCAGGCGCTTCTGGCAGCAAGAGCAGGCGCAACTTATGTTTCCCCATTCCTGGGACGTTTAGATGATATTTCTATGCCAGGTATTGATCTGATCAACGATATTACAGAGATTTTTATGATGCATAATATTGAGACAGAGATTATTTCAGCCAGCGTTAGAAATCCAATCCATGTAATCGACTGCGCAAGAGCCGGAGCAGATATTGCAACTGTTCCTTACAGCGTATTAGTTCAGATGACAAAGCATCCTCTGACAGATCAGGGTATTGCTAAATTCCAGGCAGACTACAAGGCTGTTTTTGGCGAATAA
- a CDS encoding UDP-N-acetylglucosamine 1-carboxyvinyltransferase produces the protein MEQFIMKGGNPLVGEVTIGGAKNAALGILAAAIMTDENVVIDNLPDVRDINVMLEAIQEIGAHVDRIDRHTVKINASHIKEVSVDDEFIRKIRASYYFIGALLGKYKSAEVPLPGGCNIGSRPIDQHLKGFRALGAKVDVVRGAVVAHAIDLVGSHIYLDVVSVGATINVMMAAALAEGTTILENVAKEPHVVDVANFLNSMGANIKGAGTDVIRIRGVERLHGTEYSVIPDQIEAGTFMCAAAITRGDVMIKNVIPKHLEAISAKLLEVGCEVIEFDDAVRVVGKPKQRPTNIKTLPYPGFPTDMQPQIAVTLALAEGTSMVTESIFENRFKYVDELARMGSNIKVEGNVAVIDGVRGFTGAQVEAPDLRAGAALVIAGLAAEGYTVVDEIGYIQRGYECFEEKLQGLGAVIEKVDSEKDAKKFRLKIG, from the coding sequence ATGGAACAATTTATTATGAAAGGCGGCAATCCTCTGGTAGGTGAAGTCACCATCGGCGGTGCTAAAAATGCTGCCTTAGGAATCCTGGCGGCGGCAATTATGACAGATGAAAATGTTGTGATTGATAATCTTCCGGACGTAAGAGACATTAACGTTATGCTGGAAGCCATCCAGGAGATCGGAGCACATGTTGACCGCATTGACAGACATACTGTAAAGATCAATGCAAGCCATATAAAAGAAGTATCTGTAGATGATGAATTTATAAGAAAAATCAGGGCGTCCTATTACTTTATCGGAGCCCTTCTGGGAAAATATAAAAGCGCGGAGGTACCGCTTCCAGGCGGCTGCAATATTGGCAGCCGTCCTATTGACCAGCATTTAAAGGGCTTTCGGGCTTTGGGAGCTAAAGTGGACGTGGTGCGTGGCGCAGTGGTGGCTCACGCCATTGATCTGGTAGGCAGCCATATTTATTTAGATGTTGTATCTGTAGGAGCTACAATTAATGTAATGATGGCTGCAGCTCTGGCGGAGGGGACTACTATTTTGGAAAATGTGGCGAAAGAGCCTCATGTAGTAGACGTAGCTAACTTTTTAAACAGCATGGGAGCAAATATTAAGGGAGCGGGAACTGACGTGATCCGTATCCGGGGAGTGGAGAGACTTCACGGCACAGAGTATTCTGTGATTCCTGATCAGATAGAGGCGGGAACCTTTATGTGCGCCGCAGCTATTACCCGCGGGGACGTAATGATAAAAAACGTGATTCCAAAGCATCTGGAGGCAATTTCTGCAAAGCTGTTGGAGGTGGGCTGCGAGGTAATTGAGTTTGACGACGCTGTCCGTGTAGTGGGAAAGCCTAAGCAGAGACCTACTAACATTAAAACTCTTCCATATCCGGGATTCCCTACAGATATGCAGCCACAGATTGCAGTTACCCTGGCTTTGGCAGAGGGAACCAGTATGGTGACGGAAAGTATTTTTGAAAATCGTTTTAAGTATGTAGATGAGCTGGCCAGAATGGGCTCCAATATTAAGGTGGAGGGCAATGTGGCTGTAATTGACGGCGTGAGAGGCTTTACAGGAGCCCAGGTAGAGGCGCCTGATTTAAGAGCCGGAGCCGCCCTTGTAATAGCTGGTCTGGCGGCAGAAGGATATACAGTAGTAGATGAAATCGGTTACATTCAAAGAGGCTACGAATGCTTTGAGGAAAAGCTGCAGGGTCTGGGGGCGGTTATTGAAAAAGTGGATTCTGAAAAGGATGCCAAAAAGTTCCGCCTGAAAATAGGATAA
- the metK gene encoding methionine adenosyltransferase, translating to MEKLLFTSESVTEGHPDKMCDQISDAILDALMEQDPMSRVACETAVTTGLVLVMGEITTNAYVDIQKLVRETVREIGYDRAKYGFDCDTCGVITAIDEQSTDIAMGVDKALEAKENTMSDEEIDAIGAGDQGMMFGYATNETEEYMPYPISLAHKLSRRLTEVRKNGTLPYLRPDGKTQVTVEYDENGKPKRLEAVVLSTQHDDAVSQEQIHEDIKSHVFDVILPKEMVDEDTKFFINPTGRFVIGGPHGDSGLTGRKIIVDTYGGYARHGGGAFSGKDCTKVDRSAAYAARYVAKNIVAAGLADKCEIQLSYAIGVAHPTSIMVDTFGTGKLEDEKLVGIIRENFDLRPAGIIKMLDLRRPIYKQTAAYGHFGRNDLDLPWERLDKIELLKTYSQN from the coding sequence ATGGAAAAATTATTATTTACATCTGAGTCAGTAACAGAGGGACATCCGGATAAAATGTGCGATCAGATTTCCGATGCAATTCTGGATGCGCTGATGGAGCAGGACCCAATGAGCCGTGTGGCCTGCGAGACTGCAGTTACAACAGGACTTGTGTTAGTTATGGGCGAGATCACCACAAATGCGTATGTGGACATACAGAAGCTGGTGAGAGAGACAGTAAGAGAGATTGGCTATGACCGGGCAAAATATGGATTTGACTGCGACACCTGCGGAGTAATAACTGCCATTGACGAGCAGTCTACAGACATTGCCATGGGCGTGGATAAAGCCCTGGAGGCAAAGGAAAATACTATGTCTGATGAAGAAATCGACGCAATAGGAGCCGGAGATCAGGGCATGATGTTCGGATATGCTACAAACGAAACAGAGGAATATATGCCATATCCTATTTCTCTGGCCCATAAATTGTCACGCCGCCTTACAGAAGTCAGGAAAAACGGTACTTTACCTTACTTACGTCCAGACGGAAAGACACAGGTAACAGTAGAGTATGATGAGAACGGAAAACCAAAGCGCCTGGAGGCAGTAGTACTTTCCACACAGCATGATGATGCGGTTTCCCAGGAGCAGATACATGAAGATATTAAAAGTCACGTGTTTGACGTAATTCTGCCTAAGGAGATGGTGGATGAGGACACAAAATTCTTTATTAATCCTACAGGACGTTTTGTAATCGGAGGACCTCACGGAGACAGCGGACTGACAGGTAGAAAAATTATTGTAGATACATACGGCGGCTATGCAAGACACGGCGGCGGAGCATTCTCAGGAAAGGACTGCACAAAGGTAGACAGGTCGGCAGCATATGCAGCCCGCTATGTGGCGAAAAATATAGTAGCTGCAGGCCTGGCAGATAAATGTGAGATTCAGCTGTCCTATGCTATCGGAGTAGCCCATCCTACTTCTATTATGGTGGATACCTTTGGAACAGGAAAGCTGGAGGATGAAAAGCTGGTAGGAATTATCAGAGAAAACTTTGATCTCCGTCCTGCAGGAATTATTAAAATGCTGGATCTGCGCCGTCCAATTTACAAACAGACTGCAGCTTACGGCCACTTTGGAAGAAATGATTTAGACCTGCCTTGGGAGAGACTAGATAAAATAGAATTATTAAAGACGTATTCCCAAAACTAA
- a CDS encoding hemoblobin-interacting domain-containing protein gives MKRNSLKVFTTALVMSVVAGNTVSAASVTGGSWQQEGASWKYEKDGSIAVDQWILSDNIWYRADQSGNLVTGWWQEPSSGKWYLFQDNGSMVVGWWQDQATGNWYYLNQSGDMATGWAAINGRWYYLNPSGDMVAGKMTPDGYQVNETGAWVDENGNPIAAPMNNTAGGSSSSGGSSGGGSSSGGSSGGGSTQPDHPTQPSQPEDPAETSIFNIGKTGIYKIERSDFAVLTFRTGNADNYNITLNGQNVAVTPVENGNRIVKLEVNPNEKAVVKAVSKTDSSIYQEIVLGTGAKEFSGVMKGQTPGYVLANGALSYWDFYLPNYDKNGDVRVYPKVTTFNMDGVSDDDYTGLPQLKTERTLDGEDIIISFDVTEDSEKWLEAVYRVQKDYGSGSGSRQDLTFRRESGKIIISGQNLSIQGHNGRHTIVIKANGYEDRSLEIETILPAGSLELTSNFNWWAGQDLLFQLTDFNYAITNPIYAVELDGETLEGDCKEYHVVSNLVRLENECHKKLTVGKHKLVVKAEGYEDYVLEFQLEQATNGSQNPVWGDGEEDSALETAAPMTAAYTLAQSDPYDISENIYEEEEIVSYSAAALGLDGVATASVSGGGSTESGGSTGGGAVNGNIVFDFDLLANAKILAALELETNESAAVLNWWDSLEHLYIYEKDGQDRLMKYEKYINNCGMAKGQDDYQTYKEYLDQAPEDAFTLNRPYTIKYMLEDGLLGDITRFLGETGIKAPDLTAEAVNLGEPIVIHYEETEATADWENRITNVALASSYAPLTYEVDKENNTITVNTQNGTIGQHTLTIYADGFSNGTVSVLVGRQDSSQLNISRNNNNDVILSGFSDEFINSFYSVTLNGEGLFNDDAVGGDGDYEKVGNTIILRSKLFDGFGDNEWLSVSVFAENFAELQKSFKLSELKIEDIKAQVPQLVKLEKESYKLGQDVVIITDNTLMDVTGYGEKITEVTVNGQPVANEYDSWDSYAKFVIAGSVFTQAGQYEIAIQAEGYQDKILTVVITDPSTEAASVPEKVGLLKDYSTVTDNITVKTNETFKIQLSAFNDSDSQAYKEAFTEASVLRNSTEEVELEYTENSMLGTTWTSSFETVGVYTITLKAAGYEDKILTVTVEAQTVPSSVKLSKSTYNLGDDVIIITDSQSGTKTGYGEKITEVMVNGASVNGTKESYQYIIDSSEFSAAGDYTITIQAEGYEEKELTAYIVDGGSGTGMAVPDYVELDDSNTMGIGDNLTIIVGEMFGSNEYAKVITEVTVNGDEVSNESGSDYEYEIDGSNFDQSGKYTVVIKADSYQDKTFIVDIKNAEKDVPSSVKLDDNNSCKPGEDVKIITDSTFLGTGYGSKVTKITVNSMEVSNESSNPEYEIIIDGSEFDQSGEYTIVIEALGYKNKEFTLDVKGEDDPKEVPSAVGLRTEEYEINSYSKLEIQEGDQVIIALGNGISEDYLNAFIEIQVETPSGDSEAYGKDDLDFKDEFYGTPYKFYLDIFDEEGKYVITLHADGYEEKELTVTVNGEAALILENLMNVTEEELIENQDDEKIQEEIKDPEIEQTDEDNSSDETFKDEEIVDEDVIIKDQDTDKDIVDEDVTGKDDEDKDITDKADEDENLAEDGKEEEVKDDQILENDQINKEEEILDGDEADQKDPEELTDNNDQKDNEEDNENDNDQEVKGELEEEEVKDNGQEEIDDEEDRSQNDEEDQDGEEVE, from the coding sequence ATGAAAAGAAATAGTTTGAAAGTTTTCACCACAGCCCTTGTAATGTCGGTAGTGGCTGGAAATACGGTGTCCGCGGCTTCTGTTACAGGAGGCAGCTGGCAGCAAGAGGGGGCTTCCTGGAAGTATGAGAAAGACGGAAGCATTGCTGTTGACCAATGGATACTAAGCGATAATATATGGTATAGGGCAGATCAGTCAGGGAATCTTGTAACCGGCTGGTGGCAGGAGCCGTCTTCAGGGAAATGGTATCTTTTTCAGGATAACGGAAGTATGGTAGTAGGCTGGTGGCAGGACCAGGCCACAGGAAACTGGTATTATTTAAACCAAAGCGGAGATATGGCTACAGGATGGGCAGCTATAAACGGAAGATGGTATTATTTAAACCCGTCAGGCGATATGGTAGCCGGCAAAATGACGCCAGACGGATATCAGGTAAATGAAACGGGAGCCTGGGTAGATGAAAACGGAAATCCTATAGCAGCGCCTATGAATAACACAGCAGGAGGCAGCTCGTCAAGCGGCGGCTCGTCAGGAGGCGGCTCATCAAGCGGCGGTTCTTCAGGAGGCGGCAGCACTCAGCCGGATCATCCCACTCAGCCTTCCCAGCCGGAGGATCCTGCGGAGACCTCAATTTTTAATATTGGAAAAACAGGAATTTATAAAATAGAGCGGTCGGATTTTGCTGTTCTTACCTTTAGAACCGGAAATGCAGATAACTATAATATTACTTTAAACGGCCAGAACGTTGCTGTGACGCCTGTAGAAAACGGAAACAGAATTGTAAAGCTGGAAGTAAATCCTAATGAAAAGGCAGTAGTGAAAGCAGTATCTAAAACAGACAGCAGTATTTACCAGGAAATTGTTTTAGGAACAGGCGCAAAGGAATTCTCCGGAGTGATGAAGGGCCAGACCCCAGGCTATGTGCTGGCAAACGGCGCTTTAAGCTATTGGGATTTTTATTTGCCTAATTATGATAAAAACGGGGATGTAAGGGTTTATCCTAAAGTTACTACATTTAATATGGACGGAGTTTCTGATGACGATTACACCGGACTTCCTCAGCTGAAAACAGAACGGACGCTGGACGGGGAGGACATTATCATTTCTTTTGACGTAACAGAGGATTCTGAAAAATGGCTGGAGGCAGTGTACCGCGTTCAAAAGGATTATGGCTCCGGCTCCGGCAGCAGGCAGGACCTTACATTCCGGAGAGAAAGCGGAAAGATTATTATAAGCGGCCAAAACCTGTCTATTCAGGGCCATAACGGAAGACATACCATAGTAATTAAGGCTAATGGATATGAGGATAGATCCTTGGAAATAGAGACAATTCTGCCGGCGGGAAGTCTGGAACTGACCAGCAATTTTAACTGGTGGGCAGGACAGGATCTGCTATTTCAGCTGACAGATTTTAATTACGCTATAACAAATCCTATTTACGCAGTGGAATTGGACGGAGAAACCTTAGAGGGTGACTGTAAAGAGTATCATGTAGTTTCAAATCTGGTGCGCCTGGAAAATGAGTGCCATAAAAAACTGACTGTAGGAAAGCACAAATTAGTAGTTAAGGCAGAGGGCTATGAGGATTATGTGCTGGAGTTTCAGTTGGAGCAGGCCACTAATGGAAGCCAGAATCCGGTGTGGGGAGACGGAGAGGAAGACAGCGCCTTAGAGACTGCAGCTCCTATGACGGCTGCCTATACTTTAGCTCAGTCAGATCCTTATGATATATCAGAAAATATTTATGAGGAAGAAGAAATTGTTTCCTACAGTGCAGCGGCCTTAGGGCTGGACGGAGTTGCCACAGCCTCTGTTTCAGGAGGAGGCTCAACTGAGTCAGGAGGAAGCACAGGAGGAGGCGCTGTCAACGGAAATATTGTATTTGATTTCGACCTGCTGGCCAATGCAAAAATTCTGGCGGCTTTAGAACTGGAGACAAATGAATCTGCGGCAGTGCTTAACTGGTGGGATTCTCTGGAACATTTATACATTTATGAAAAGGATGGTCAGGACCGTCTGATGAAGTATGAAAAGTATATAAACAACTGCGGAATGGCCAAAGGCCAGGACGATTATCAGACTTACAAGGAGTATTTAGATCAGGCTCCGGAGGACGCCTTTACGTTAAACCGGCCATATACTATTAAGTACATGCTGGAGGACGGACTTTTAGGAGATATTACCAGATTTTTAGGAGAAACAGGAATTAAAGCTCCTGACTTAACTGCGGAGGCTGTAAATCTGGGAGAGCCTATTGTTATTCATTATGAGGAGACAGAGGCCACAGCAGACTGGGAGAACCGTATTACAAATGTGGCTTTAGCAAGCAGCTATGCGCCTTTGACTTATGAAGTGGACAAGGAAAATAATACAATTACTGTAAATACTCAAAATGGAACTATTGGGCAGCATACGCTGACTATTTATGCCGACGGATTTTCCAACGGAACAGTATCTGTTTTAGTGGGCAGACAGGACAGCAGCCAGCTGAATATATCCAGAAATAACAATAACGACGTGATTCTCAGCGGATTTTCTGATGAGTTTATAAATAGCTTTTATTCTGTAACATTAAACGGAGAAGGATTATTTAACGACGATGCAGTAGGCGGCGACGGGGATTACGAGAAGGTAGGAAATACGATTATACTCAGATCTAAACTATTTGATGGATTTGGGGATAACGAGTGGCTGAGCGTGTCTGTATTTGCTGAAAACTTTGCAGAGCTTCAAAAGTCATTTAAGCTGTCTGAACTGAAAATAGAGGATATAAAAGCCCAGGTTCCTCAGCTTGTAAAGCTGGAGAAGGAAAGCTACAAATTAGGCCAGGACGTAGTAATTATTACAGATAATACTTTGATGGATGTAACTGGCTACGGTGAGAAAATTACTGAAGTGACAGTAAATGGTCAGCCGGTGGCAAATGAGTATGACAGCTGGGATTCCTATGCCAAATTTGTAATTGCAGGCAGCGTATTTACTCAGGCAGGACAATACGAAATTGCGATTCAGGCAGAGGGATATCAGGATAAAATACTTACAGTTGTTATTACAGATCCGTCCACAGAGGCTGCTTCTGTTCCTGAAAAAGTAGGTCTTTTAAAGGATTACAGCACTGTAACGGACAATATTACAGTTAAAACCAATGAGACATTTAAAATCCAGCTTTCCGCTTTTAACGACTCAGACAGCCAGGCATATAAAGAGGCGTTTACTGAAGCTTCCGTTTTAAGAAACAGCACAGAGGAAGTAGAGCTGGAATATACAGAAAACAGCATGTTAGGTACTACCTGGACATCATCTTTTGAGACAGTTGGAGTATATACAATAACCTTAAAGGCCGCAGGATATGAGGATAAAATCCTTACAGTTACAGTGGAGGCTCAGACAGTTCCAAGCAGCGTAAAGCTTTCAAAATCCACTTATAATCTGGGAGATGACGTAATTATTATTACAGATTCTCAGTCAGGAACAAAGACAGGATATGGAGAAAAAATTACAGAGGTAATGGTAAATGGAGCTTCTGTAAACGGAACAAAGGAATCATACCAATACATTATTGACAGCAGTGAGTTTAGCGCAGCTGGAGACTATACAATTACAATCCAGGCGGAAGGATATGAGGAGAAAGAGCTGACAGCTTATATAGTAGACGGAGGTTCCGGCACTGGCATGGCAGTTCCTGATTATGTAGAGCTGGATGACAGCAATACAATGGGAATCGGAGATAATCTGACTATTATTGTAGGGGAAATGTTTGGAAGTAATGAGTATGCAAAGGTCATTACAGAAGTCACAGTAAACGGAGATGAAGTATCTAATGAGTCCGGTTCTGATTATGAATACGAAATTGACGGTTCTAATTTTGACCAGTCAGGAAAGTATACAGTTGTGATTAAAGCAGACAGCTATCAGGACAAGACATTTATTGTGGATATTAAAAATGCAGAAAAAGATGTTCCAAGCAGTGTAAAGCTGGATGATAACAACAGCTGTAAGCCGGGAGAAGATGTAAAAATTATTACAGACTCAACTTTCCTTGGAACGGGATACGGCTCAAAGGTGACAAAGATTACAGTAAATAGTATGGAGGTGTCAAACGAATCATCCAACCCGGAATATGAAATTATCATTGACGGTTCTGAATTTGATCAGTCGGGAGAGTATACAATTGTAATAGAAGCTCTTGGCTATAAGAATAAGGAGTTTACATTAGATGTAAAAGGAGAAGATGATCCAAAAGAGGTTCCGTCTGCTGTAGGTTTAAGAACCGAAGAGTATGAAATCAATTCTTATTCAAAATTGGAAATCCAGGAGGGCGATCAGGTAATTATCGCATTGGGAAATGGAATTTCAGAGGACTATCTGAATGCCTTTATTGAAATCCAGGTAGAAACTCCTTCAGGAGATTCTGAAGCTTATGGCAAGGATGATCTGGACTTTAAAGATGAATTTTATGGAACTCCTTACAAATTCTATTTGGACATTTTTGATGAAGAAGGAAAATATGTAATTACTTTACATGCAGATGGTTATGAGGAAAAGGAGCTGACTGTAACAGTAAATGGGGAGGCTGCATTAATCCTGGAAAACTTGATGAATGTAACTGAGGAAGAGCTGATTGAGAATCAGGATGATGAGAAAATACAGGAAGAAATAAAAGATCCTGAGATTGAGCAGACAGATGAGGACAACAGCTCTGATGAGACATTTAAGGACGAAGAAATTGTAGACGAGGATGTTATTATAAAAGATCAGGATACAGACAAGGACATTGTGGACGAGGATGTTACAGGCAAGGATGATGAGGATAAAGACATTACAGATAAGGCTGATGAGGACGAAAATCTTGCAGAGGATGGGAAAGAGGAAGAAGTAAAGGACGACCAGATTCTGGAGAACGACCAAATCAATAAGGAAGAAGAAATTCTGGATGGTGATGAAGCAGACCAGAAAGATCCTGAGGAACTTACAGACAATAATGATCAAAAAGACAATGAGGAAGATAATGAAAATGACAATGATCAGGAGGTGAAGGGCGAACTAGAAGAAGAGGAAGTAAAAGACAACGGTCAAGAAGAAATTGACGATGAGGAAGACCGCAGCCAGAACGATGAGGAAGATCAGGACGGAGAAGAAGTTGAATAA